A genomic stretch from Anaerohalosphaeraceae bacterium includes:
- a CDS encoding type II secretion system protein produces MRIRKAFTLIELLVVIAIIALLLSIIVPSLYKGRELARMAVCGTNLKSLVMAARLWADDNNGYAVALKWWRDPMHTHPNGQVEDNSKVSLMPYLAASIKNKGDSLVCPSAANVKFYALSEDYQTQGHEQTFTYAVNGYMVLNYNNRTPGVIDGPRYDEVGSGRENGPRTAKGGYMYWDERGSTKLSTIRNPARTTYFMDHEYYFIARWFFDPTRKPEEIQSDQRFWFQTRWHQKRPADIYGIGMIGWVDGHVSREPRDFAEVVPNSESGRRWTMYFYGQ; encoded by the coding sequence ATGCGAATTCGAAAGGCCTTTACATTAATTGAGCTGCTGGTGGTGATAGCGATTATTGCCCTTCTGCTGTCGATTATCGTCCCCTCCCTTTATAAAGGACGCGAATTGGCACGGATGGCGGTCTGCGGGACCAATCTGAAATCTTTGGTGATGGCGGCACGGCTCTGGGCGGATGACAACAACGGATATGCAGTGGCGCTGAAATGGTGGCGAGACCCGATGCACACCCACCCTAACGGGCAGGTGGAAGACAATTCCAAGGTTTCACTGATGCCGTATCTGGCCGCCTCCATCAAGAACAAAGGCGATTCTCTGGTCTGTCCGAGCGCTGCAAATGTCAAATTTTATGCGTTGAGTGAGGATTACCAAACCCAGGGACATGAGCAGACTTTTACCTATGCCGTAAACGGGTATATGGTTCTCAATTACAACAATCGAACGCCCGGAGTCATTGACGGTCCTCGCTATGATGAGGTGGGCAGCGGACGCGAGAACGGTCCGCGAACGGCCAAAGGCGGGTATATGTACTGGGATGAGCGGGGGTCCACCAAACTGTCCACGATTCGCAATCCGGCACGGACGACCTATTTTATGGACCATGAATATTATTTCATCGCCCGCTGGTTTTTTGACCCGACTCGGAAACCGGAAGAGATTCAGAGCGACCAGCGGTTTTGGTTCCAGACCCGGTGGCATCAGAAACGTCCTGCGGATATTTACGGCATCGGGATGATCGGCTGGGTGGACGGGCATGTGAGCCGCGAGCCGAGGGACTTTGCAGAGGTTGTGCCGAACAGTGAATCCGGACGCCGCTGGACGATGTACTTCTACGGCCAGTAG
- a CDS encoding LamG domain-containing protein codes for MMMKKSLRMQWIVSVCLAILFCGASMGAQKVIEWKFDGSLADSSGNGLDGIAFGTPAYTAGVSGQAFVSDGTNCVYRTGISTALLPVLAADTWSVNVWVYPTENPRDWRTLWCLGEKPDASKNSRAVYASGYVDYGGLITFVGRTTTATTYISSMIPWDINQWQMITTTYDGRIVRIYKNGVLIAMRNTTFMDAPGEVRIPSNPWNSYDFFIGRFDEFTVWRGVLTADEIRNLIVPGVLAEVPTTRQVAYYKMENPSGFVMPDYSGLGNNGQLWGYTDPISDWLAEGYRGDALLFDGHQKIDLPFCVSQPVNYTVSFWFKSGEQPYWTAFYSEKQVSDPGGGLAKGTQFLIRANNAELQVISKERDYNTLFLIKADASAYLDGQTWHHLAVVADGEAAKATLYLDGQEFAWADYPRSSHKTRTLSAAIGYSWADDGFLGEWGEPYIDEVTIWNGALTPAQIQALAARSNLNNDLKVDMTDAAAVSADWMEDTVLDPGELLVADDMEGTLDRWSVYASPRYSGTGTISQTSNAYAGNYALRWDYVLPATSPADPNNYTSILYDFGQVKDLSGFQKVSLRLYRHQNNSEEDILFLKFIDETMQVKAEQWIVGSGATVQPVDQWSEWVIDPNSLLGPGGVGTADEGDLTEIRYILIGTGSSDRTDARSGRIDIDEFRFIREPVCSGIPQADLNKDCKVDMDDLFILVEEWLLGIQ; via the coding sequence ATGATGATGAAGAAGAGTTTGAGGATGCAGTGGATTGTGAGCGTCTGTTTGGCGATACTTTTCTGCGGGGCGTCGATGGGGGCTCAGAAGGTGATTGAGTGGAAGTTTGACGGCAGTCTGGCCGACAGCAGCGGCAATGGACTGGATGGGATTGCGTTTGGGACGCCCGCTTATACGGCCGGTGTGAGCGGACAGGCCTTTGTGTCAGACGGGACGAATTGCGTGTACCGAACCGGCATCAGCACGGCACTGCTGCCGGTCCTGGCTGCGGATACCTGGAGCGTCAATGTCTGGGTGTATCCGACGGAAAATCCGCGAGACTGGCGGACGCTTTGGTGTTTGGGTGAGAAGCCGGATGCGAGCAAAAACTCGCGGGCTGTTTATGCGTCCGGCTATGTCGATTATGGCGGACTGATTACGTTCGTCGGAAGAACAACCACAGCAACCACCTATATTTCTTCGATGATTCCCTGGGATATTAACCAGTGGCAGATGATTACAACGACTTACGACGGGCGGATTGTTCGCATTTATAAAAACGGTGTTCTGATTGCGATGAGGAATACGACATTCATGGATGCACCGGGAGAAGTTCGGATTCCTTCCAATCCCTGGAATTCCTATGATTTCTTCATCGGACGGTTTGATGAGTTCACGGTCTGGCGGGGCGTCCTGACGGCGGATGAAATCCGGAATCTGATTGTTCCGGGGGTTTTGGCGGAAGTTCCGACCACCCGTCAGGTGGCGTATTACAAGATGGAGAATCCATCCGGCTTTGTGATGCCGGATTATTCCGGGCTGGGCAATAACGGACAACTGTGGGGATATACGGACCCCATTTCGGATTGGCTTGCCGAAGGATACAGAGGGGATGCTTTGTTGTTTGACGGCCACCAGAAGATTGATTTGCCGTTTTGTGTTTCCCAGCCGGTCAATTATACGGTCAGTTTCTGGTTCAAATCCGGCGAGCAGCCGTATTGGACAGCGTTTTATTCGGAAAAACAGGTGTCTGATCCCGGTGGCGGACTGGCGAAAGGTACACAATTTCTGATTCGTGCCAACAATGCAGAACTTCAGGTCATCAGCAAAGAAAGAGATTATAATACGTTATTTTTGATAAAAGCAGACGCCTCGGCCTATCTGGACGGACAGACGTGGCATCATTTGGCGGTCGTTGCGGACGGCGAGGCAGCGAAGGCAACGTTATATTTGGACGGGCAGGAATTCGCCTGGGCGGATTATCCCCGCAGCTCTCACAAAACCCGAACGCTGTCTGCGGCTATCGGCTACAGTTGGGCGGATGATGGATTTCTGGGGGAATGGGGAGAGCCCTATATCGATGAAGTGACGATTTGGAATGGGGCCCTTACTCCGGCGCAGATTCAGGCGCTGGCAGCCCGTTCGAATCTCAATAACGACCTGAAAGTGGATATGACCGATGCTGCCGCGGTCAGCGCAGACTGGATGGAAGATACCGTTCTGGATCCGGGCGAGTTGCTGGTGGCCGATGATATGGAAGGGACGCTGGACCGCTGGAGTGTTTATGCCAGCCCCCGCTACAGCGGCACAGGCACCATCAGTCAGACGAGCAATGCGTATGCGGGCAATTACGCCCTGCGGTGGGATTATGTGCTGCCGGCGACATCTCCGGCGGACCCGAACAATTACACGAGCATCCTTTATGACTTCGGACAGGTGAAAGATTTGTCCGGTTTTCAGAAGGTTTCTCTGCGGCTGTATCGGCATCAGAATAACAGCGAGGAAGATATTCTTTTCCTGAAGTTTATCGATGAAACTATGCAGGTTAAAGCGGAGCAGTGGATTGTCGGAAGCGGCGCGACGGTCCAGCCGGTTGATCAGTGGTCCGAATGGGTGATTGACCCGAATTCGCTTCTGGGACCCGGCGGTGTCGGCACAGCAGACGAAGGAGACTTGACGGAGATTCGCTATATTCTGATTGGTACCGGCAGCAGCGATCGGACGGACGCCCGTTCAGGCCGAATCGATATCGATGAGTTCAGGTTTATCCGGGAGCCGGTTTGTTCGGGAATCCCGCAGGCGGATTTGAACAAGGACTGCAAGGTGGATATGGATGATTTGTTTATCCTCGTCGAGGAATGGCTGCTGGGGATTCAATAA